A stretch of DNA from Myxococcales bacterium:
TCTCCCTGTGACATGGGTTCAAGCGTATGAGAAGGACGATGCGATCCGCGCGGGACGCATCCGCCGCGAAACGCTCGTGTGGAGTGCTGGCATGGAGGTTTGGGTCGAGGCGGGGCAGGTCCCAGCGCTCGCGGGCCACTTCGCCTCTGAACCCCCACCTGTTCCGTAGCGACTACGGCAATAGCAACTACGGCAATGGAAATTTGGACTTAACGAGGCACCGGGGCGACAAGCTTCAACCAGCTCTCGAAGTTGCCCGTGTAGTTCACTGCCTGTTGTCGCTCGGCCACCCGGGCGAGGGTCGCGTCGTACGCGGCAGCGCTCGGAGCTGGCACACTGGCGAGATGTTCTGCCACGGCGTCTGCACTCTCATTGGCAATGGCCGCGGCCTGGCTTTCCATGTTCTCGCGCGACGCCTCGAGGTCATCGCTTACTCCGAGGTAGCTTTCGATGGCGGCGGCAGTGACATGCTCTGCGTGTTTACGCGAAGCGATGATGTTGCCCTTGCCCGTCACGACATTGCCCACTGAAAAGACCGTCGGGAAATCGGGTAGCCGACCCATATCCCAATCGGTGAAGTTGAAGAGTTCGCCATTCATGCCGATGCCAGAGATCGGCTGAGGAATGCTGCCGATCGAACTGATGATCTGGGATCCGCGGCATTCGAACTTTTCGTCGGTCATCACCACGCGCCCATCTTCGATCTTGGTACGCCTGAAGACGAGTCCAACCAGCCGGTCGTCTTCGATGATGAGCGAATCCGCCACCGAGAGTTCCTGGATCTTGAAGCAGTACTTCCGCATGGCCTTTTCGAGCAGCGTCCCGCGACTTTTGCGTGCCTTGGCCTCGCGCTCCGGGGTTGCATCTTTGGGTATCGCAACCACGGGCATGTCTTCGATTCGGCG
This window harbors:
- a CDS encoding DUF4339 domain-containing protein, giving the protein MSRCCVIVAAERALPCLPVTWVQAYEKDDAIRAGRIRRETLVWSAGMEVWVEAGQVPALAGHFASEPPPVP